The genomic region AAGATAACGGGTCAAACATGGTTACCTTACTATTATTAGGCGGATACAACCAACCGGGAACTACTGAAGTTCATTCCTTTGGATCTTCAAAGGCAACCGCAATTGCAACGTCCCTGCATAATCTAGATTACAGCCTTACATCCCAAGAGCGGGAAATTTTGATTTCAGAAAAAAATAACAACTCGTTCACAGACCAGATTTTTGTGGATGGACTAGGTCGAGAGGTCAGTTTCCGAGGATTTAATATTTCAGGGAATATGAAACTGGCGCAACATGGGTTTAAACCATTTGCAAATGAATCCGATGCAGAGATTGCTTTTACTAGGCTCGGAAAAACCACAGGATCAAATATCATTCGTTATACGATAGCTTGGGAAGGCGTCCATCCTGCAGTTGATACGATTGATTATAATTACCTAGATTCGGTCATAAACCAAATCAAAAAAGCAACAGCAAAACGAATGTACATTCTTCTTGATTACCATCAAGATTTGTTCTCACGCCATCTATTTAATAAAAACTCTTGGCATACAGGAAATGGTGCACCGGCTTGGATTACCAAGGGAGGGAGTTACCCAACCGAATACTGTGGCATAATTTGTGCCAGTTGGAGTCAAAACAATTTAACAAACGAAGCAGTCCGTCGTGCCTTTCGTAACTTTTGGAACAATGCCCCACTATCCACAAATTCTGGAACAAGGAATATGCAAACAGAGTTTCTATGGCAAATCGGAAAAACATCTGCCTATCTAAAAGATAAACTTAGTGCAGAAGAATTTTCTTATATACTCGGACTTGATCCATTTAATGAACCAGTGGACGGAGGAATGGAAGGATTAACGCCTGCTCAGTGGGACAATCAAAAGTTATGGCCAATGTACAAAAAAATCCGAACCATTTTAAATCAAAATGGATGGGAAAATAAATGGGTATTTGCTGAACCTTTAGTATTTTGGAATACAAATATTGGTTCGGCGATTGCACCAGCAACAGGAGGTGGTCATTTGCTCTCACCACCTGGTCCAGGATTTGTATTTAACTCTCACTTCTATGACGCAGGGCGTATGGGAACAGACCTTACTGGAATTGATAATGCAACCTATTTCAAATATTTAGATGAAATCAGAAAGGAATCCAGGTTTCTAAAAATTCCCGTTTTCCTGAGTGAATTTGGAATGTGGCTCAAAGGAACAGGTGCAAAAGATACCCCTCGAATGATCAGTGCCGTATACCAAGCGATGGAGATTTCAGATGGAAACCAAAGTTCCAAATCTAGATTCGCCGATTTTTACAATCCCATTGTATCGGGAACACAATGGCACTGGGATTATTATTACAATAACCATGCAGAGTATATGAATGGAAATCCAAATAAACTTGTTACTACAAAAGATGCATGGAATGAAGAAGACTTTTCAGTGGTAGGAAATTATGGAACCAGTTTCAACTTAAATAACCATTCCATCGAGCGAGGTTATTTGCGCAAATCGCAAGGCCGGATCATCAGTAGTTATTATAATACAGTTGGGTACGATACTTGGAACAATGTATTTTCTTGGGCCGCAATCAAACCGGGAGACTCGGAACCAAAATACTTTGTGGGGAAAAGATTTCAATTGGTCATTTGGAAAGGAAGGTACTCGGATGCTCCCACAGAGGTCTACCTTCCCAATCATTTTGATCCTACGAAGGTTATTTTAGTTTCCGAAAAAAAAATCTATAACCAGTCCATACCAACCACTCCTAACCAGGAAACCAATGAGGTCATCATCACTCCAGATCGGAATCGAGAGGTTGGTTCTGGAAACATTTTACATATATGGGATGATTTGGATCTAGACGAAAATCCGAACTCATCTTATCATTATGTTTTGGTTGTGGATGGAGGAATTACTTCCTATTCCTTACAAACACTTCAAGAGATCCAATCCAAACTCAACACCCGGATTCTGTTAGAACAAAAAAGTCCGATCTATTTAACGGGGAAAATGACATACGGCGGATATCCCGCCGAATCATCAAATTAAAGTTAACTTACTTTCTCTTGGATTTTCCAAATTCCTGATTTAGCTGTTTCTTTGACATAGGTCTGAAAGTCTTTTGGCTTTCTACCTAGTGCCAGCTCCAAATCGTTCGTGACTGATTCATTCCTTCCATCTAGGACTGTGCGAAACAAATAATCGATTAACCATAAAACATCATCTGGAAGCCCAAGTTTCCTTAGAGTTACCAAATAATCATCTAACGGAAGTTCCTCGAATAAAATCAATTGATTTGTGGTTTTTGCTATCGTTTGAAAAACATCTTTAAAACTAACAAGTTCTGGACCTGTCAGCTCATAGAGTTTATTTTTATGTTTGTCTGTCACAAGAGAATCAAAGGCAAGATCACAAAGATCATCCAAATCCACAAAGGGTTCCTTGGCTGCTACCCTTGGAAATAAAACCTTACCTTCTAAAATTGAGTCGAGAAACATTCCCTCACTAAAATTTTGTAAGAACCAACTCGATCGAAGGATGGTCCACTCTAACCCAGAGTTTTGTACAATTTGTTCGCAAGCTCTTGCTTCTGGTTCACCTCTTCCAGATAACAAAACAAGACGTTTTACCTCGTTTTTTTGACAAACTTGAACCAAGGATTGGATGGCCTTCAAAGATGAAGGTACTGCCAAATCTGGTTGGTAACTAATATAAACCTGGTTGATTCCTTGGAGGGCCTTTTCCCAACCTTCTGGGTTTTCCCAATCAAAGGATGGTTCCGCCTTTCTTGATCCCAACCGAACCGGATAATTGGCTTGTTTTAGTTTTGATAGAATTCGTGATCCAGTTTTTCCGCTGGATCCAATGATGAGTGTTTTTGGTTTCATGTATACAGAATACAAAAAATCAAAAAAGAAAAATTGAACAAACCCGACAGATTTTAGTTTTTTTCTCTGAATTGAAATGGTTTTTTTTTGGTGAACAACTTAAATTGGCGGATAAAATGAGATTGGTCCGAATACCCACTAACATACGCTACATCCGTAAGCCTAGAATTGTTTTCTGTATTTATTTCATTTAAACTAAATTGGAACCGAATGATGGTTGAAAACTGTTTTGGAGTCAAACCCACATAGTTTTGGAATCGCCTTTGCAGTGTTCTTTCCGAAAGTCCATGTTTTTTAGATAATTTTCCAATTTCACAGTTCCCTTTTTTCTCTAATATTTCTTCGATACAAACATGCAAAACCGGGTCTGGGTGAAACTTCTTTCCTTTTTCGATAATGAAATTCATTAATGCCTGGGTACCCAAAGAAGAAGAAAACTCATCTATCGCCAAACTAAAACTAGGTTCAAAGTTCCAATCGGATCTGGGGATTGTCCAACATGAATTGGTTAATTCAAGAACAGGAATGTCCAAAGAAGATTCTACGACTGCAGGGAGAAGTTGCACCATCACGAAGAAAAAAGGACCATTAATTTCAATTTGTATGGGTTCAATGGTTTGCCCATATACAAACACAGGGTCCATTACTTTGGATTCCGAACCAACAAAAACCGTCACAGGCTTTTTAGAATGAAAAAAAACAATTCCAGGAAATCCA from Leptospira meyeri harbors:
- a CDS encoding cellulase family glycosylhydrolase, with the translated sequence MKPNRKQGNLGSGLIRIFLLSTLACTPAKDNGSNMVTLLLLGGYNQPGTTEVHSFGSSKATAIATSLHNLDYSLTSQEREILISEKNNNSFTDQIFVDGLGREVSFRGFNISGNMKLAQHGFKPFANESDAEIAFTRLGKTTGSNIIRYTIAWEGVHPAVDTIDYNYLDSVINQIKKATAKRMYILLDYHQDLFSRHLFNKNSWHTGNGAPAWITKGGSYPTEYCGIICASWSQNNLTNEAVRRAFRNFWNNAPLSTNSGTRNMQTEFLWQIGKTSAYLKDKLSAEEFSYILGLDPFNEPVDGGMEGLTPAQWDNQKLWPMYKKIRTILNQNGWENKWVFAEPLVFWNTNIGSAIAPATGGGHLLSPPGPGFVFNSHFYDAGRMGTDLTGIDNATYFKYLDEIRKESRFLKIPVFLSEFGMWLKGTGAKDTPRMISAVYQAMEISDGNQSSKSRFADFYNPIVSGTQWHWDYYYNNHAEYMNGNPNKLVTTKDAWNEEDFSVVGNYGTSFNLNNHSIERGYLRKSQGRIISSYYNTVGYDTWNNVFSWAAIKPGDSEPKYFVGKRFQLVIWKGRYSDAPTEVYLPNHFDPTKVILVSEKKIYNQSIPTTPNQETNEVIITPDRNREVGSGNILHIWDDLDLDENPNSSYHYVLVVDGGITSYSLQTLQEIQSKLNTRILLEQKSPIYLTGKMTYGGYPAESSN
- a CDS encoding SDR family oxidoreductase, with product MKPKTLIIGSSGKTGSRILSKLKQANYPVRLGSRKAEPSFDWENPEGWEKALQGINQVYISYQPDLAVPSSLKAIQSLVQVCQKNEVKRLVLLSGRGEPEARACEQIVQNSGLEWTILRSSWFLQNFSEGMFLDSILEGKVLFPRVAAKEPFVDLDDLCDLAFDSLVTDKHKNKLYELTGPELVSFKDVFQTIAKTTNQLILFEELPLDDYLVTLRKLGLPDDVLWLIDYLFRTVLDGRNESVTNDLELALGRKPKDFQTYVKETAKSGIWKIQEKVS
- a CDS encoding helix-turn-helix domain-containing protein, whose product is MKVWKPDLSPKEKSLIQSVFVFESNCEEKQTLPFYADGFPGIVFFHSKKPVTVFVGSESKVMDPVFVYGQTIEPIQIEINGPFFFVMVQLLPAVVESSLDIPVLELTNSCWTIPRSDWNFEPSFSLAIDEFSSSLGTQALMNFIIEKGKKFHPDPVLHVCIEEILEKKGNCEIGKLSKKHGLSERTLQRRFQNYVGLTPKQFSTIIRFQFSLNEINTENNSRLTDVAYVSGYSDQSHFIRQFKLFTKKKPFQFREKN